From the genome of Pseudomonas sp. FP453:
GCCGCTCAACTGAGAGATGGTGGCCGGTATAAATGGCGTGCCACTGCGCCAGGAGTGCTGGGTAGGGGACTGAGCGGCCTTGCCATCGCTGGTTTGCCAACTGGTCGTGCTGGCGCTCGCACGCATGATGGGGAACAACGTTGTACCCGACGACTTGAGGTCCCTGAGGGTGATCGCAAAACCGCCGGTTTTCCGGGCCGACACCATCCCCAAACCGTAGTTGTGCGCCTCGGTATAGCCGGTACCAAGAGCGTTCAGAATGCCCGGCACCTTGCTGGCGGACTGAAGGTCCTTGAAGGTCAGCCCGAACTTGGTCGCGCCGCTGGCGCAGGTAATACTCAGGGGAACGGTCCTTTCTTGAAGTGGGGTGAACGCTCCCGGCAGCAGCGTGCCCGAGGGAATGTCGCCGTAATTCACAACGCCCGCCCCGGTCAGGGTGAGGTTGCAGGCGGCAGGTTTGATCGTCCCCCTGACGCTCAGCTCGGCAGCAGTGGTTGCATGAGCGCCGAGAGCTGCGGCCAAGCATGCGATACCGAGGGTCAAGCCAATAATTTTCTTCATATTCGACCTATCACTGAAAGTTTTCAGGTGCATTTATTTTGTGTTGATCGATAAAAATCATAAATAAATAACACCACGGCAAAATCGCCGAGTGACAGTCTGCCGCCAAGCCGCCCAACTAAAAAATAAGCCAGCACCTCAATCATTGTGGGACCGATAAACATAGACCGACAACCAAGTAGAGTTCAAAGGTAGTCCAACACCAGATAACACATAGAACACTAAACCTTAACCTGTAGGGAAAGTTACTCATTGCACAAGGGAAGATTTAGACCAGTCTCCTTACAACAAACTAGTTAAACTCAACCGGCACGCGAAACAACATCCTACATATCCCACAGTATTTCCCCGCAGACAGCACCCGGGAAATTACCCGAGCACAACGCGTTGGCTCCAGCGGTCGATCGTGGCACGATGGCAAGGTTATCGACCGAGACCCCCAAACCATGCCGCAATCCCAAGCCAAGAATCTGTCCCTGATCGCCGCCATCGACCTGGGCTCCAACAGCTTTCACATGGTCGTGGCCAAGGCCCAGAACGGTGAGATCCGCATCCTTGAGCGGCTCGGCGAAAAAGTACAACTGGCTGCCGGGATCGACGACGAGCGCCAGCTCAATGAAGAATCCATGCAGCGCGGCCTCGACTGCCTCAAGCGGTTTGCCCAACTGATCAACGGCATGCCCCTGGGCGCCGTACGCATCGTCGGCACCAACGCCCTGCGCGAAGCACGCAACCGCGGCGAATTCATCCGCCGCGCCGAGGAGATCCTCGGGCACCCGGTAGAAGTCATCTCCGGCCGTGAAGAAGCGCGCCTGATCTACCTCGGCGTGTCCCACACCCTGGCCGACACCCCGGGCAAGCGCCTGGTCGCCGACATCGGCGGCGGCAGCACCGAATTCATCATCGGGCAACGATTCGAGCCCCTGCTGCGCGAAAGCCTGCAAATGGGCTGCGTCAGCTACACCCAGCGTTACTTCAAGGACGGCAAGATCACCCCGGCCCGCTACGCCCAGGCCTATACGGCGGCGCGGCTGGAGATCATGAGCATCGAACACGCCCTGCACCGCCTGACGTGGGATGAGGCCATCGGCTCCTCCGGCACCATCCGCGCC
Proteins encoded in this window:
- a CDS encoding DUF1120 domain-containing protein, with the protein product MKKIIGLTLGIACLAAALGAHATTAAELSVRGTIKPAACNLTLTGAGVVNYGDIPSGTLLPGAFTPLQERTVPLSITCASGATKFGLTFKDLQSASKVPGILNALGTGYTEAHNYGLGMVSARKTGGFAITLRDLKSSGTTLFPIMRASASTTSWQTSDGKAAQSPTQHSWRSGTPFIPATISQLSGTIAVRAVINRPQDLDLSRDVTLDGRASLELNYI